Genomic DNA from Alkalihalobacterium alkalinitrilicum:
GAACCTCCTAAACTTCAACAAATATTATACCATATTTGAAATTGTCATTAGTATGGTTTTATGTTAGAAAGTAAAGTCAAAGATTGACATTAGAAAATAATTATGTTAAAAAGATTAAAATAGTATTTATTATTGCATTGAAAAGTTTTAAGTAATAGTCTCTCCCTGTTATAGAGAGCCGACGGGTGGTGGAAGTCGGTACAAAGAGTAACTATGAATTACAAGCTTGGAGCAATCTGTTATGTTTTTACATAATAGACGGAGTGATTCCGTTATCATGGTAAGTGGAAGATTAATGTTCTTCAAGAAGGGTGGTACCGCGAGAATTCTCGTCCCTTTTTGAGGGACTTTTTTTGTCCCGTAACAACTAAATGAACACAGACGTTGCCACATCCTGTGGTAACGTCTGTGTGACCCACATCGAGTGGGCCTCAACGAACCATCAGTGGGGAAGAGGAAAACCCCTCACTGATGGAAGTTTCATTTTATTATAAACTATAATTAGGAGTGGAAAAGATGGATTTATTACAAGATTTACAATTTCGAGGTCTTGTCAATCAAGTGACAGATGAAGAAGGACTATCTAAGCAACTTACTGAAGAACAATTGACGTTATACTGTGGTTTTGACCCAACTGCAGATAGTTTACACATTGGTCATTTGCTTACAATTCTTACGTTACGTAGATTTCAATTAGCAGGCCACAAACCGTTAGCACTTGTAGGCGGGGCGACAGGGCTAATTGGCGACCCAAGTGGAAAAAAAGCAGAGAGAACCTTAAATGAACAGAATATCGTTGAACAATTTTCTGATCGTATAAAAGGACAGTTATCCCGTTTTCTTGATTTTGAAGGTGAATCTGGTGCCAAATTAGTTAATAACTATGACTGGATTGGCAAACTTGATGTGATTACATTTTTGAGAGATGTTGGGAAAAATTTCGGTATCAATTATATGTTAGCGAAAGATTCTGTTGAATCGCGTATTTCATCAGGGATCTCATTTACAGAATTCAGTTATATGATTTTACAGTCATACGATTTCCTTAAGCTATACGAAAACGAGAACTGTAAACTGCAAATTGGTGGAAGTGATCAATGGGGAAATATTACAGCAGGCTTAGAGTTGATTCGAAAAACGTTAGGTGACCAAGAGAAAGCTTTTGGTTTTACGATACCGCTTGTAACGAAAGCCGATGGGACCAAATTTGGTAAAACTGAAGGTGGAGCGATCTGGTTAGATGCAGAAAAAACAACACCATATGAGTTCTACCAATTTTTAATTAATACAGATGACCGTGATGTTATTAAATTTATCAAATTCTTTACGTTCTTATCTCACAGCGAAATTGAAGAATTAGAAAAAGCGGTCGAAACAGAAGCACATTTACGAATTGCACAACGGAGACTTGCAGAAGAACTGACTCGCTTAGTACACGGTG
This window encodes:
- the tyrS gene encoding tyrosine--tRNA ligase yields the protein MDLLQDLQFRGLVNQVTDEEGLSKQLTEEQLTLYCGFDPTADSLHIGHLLTILTLRRFQLAGHKPLALVGGATGLIGDPSGKKAERTLNEQNIVEQFSDRIKGQLSRFLDFEGESGAKLVNNYDWIGKLDVITFLRDVGKNFGINYMLAKDSVESRISSGISFTEFSYMILQSYDFLKLYENENCKLQIGGSDQWGNITAGLELIRKTLGDQEKAFGFTIPLVTKADGTKFGKTEGGAIWLDAEKTTPYEFYQFLINTDDRDVIKFIKFFTFLSHSEIEELEKAVETEAHLRIAQRRLAEELTRLVHGEEALQQAIRISDALFSGEIKNLTASEIKQGFKDVPSYTCEDENMVLVDVLVAANVSSSKRQAREDIQNGAIYINGERNTDVQRQLQVEDRIEDQFTIIRRGKKKYYLIQY